One stretch of Girardinichthys multiradiatus isolate DD_20200921_A chromosome 2, DD_fGirMul_XY1, whole genome shotgun sequence DNA includes these proteins:
- the si:ch211-266k8.4 gene encoding TBC1 domain family member whacked isoform X1 → MEPASSAGLRLNDLSGWAFLRVCEGECGSAFLTLTLRESSDFNYQMCLSEVREPLVDLGISEYGILSAISTLSDTQNDLGLNQQQPSSSSEPFYSIDEITLFRQIALDLQRSFPNHWSLMGQSPEAIEGQAKLFRVLIAYAKYNPQIGYSQGMSYIAAVLLMQLGEEEAFWALTALLDKPRYLAELFDLSLTKVQHQVKVFDQFLKNRKAQLSKYLDSTGVLSVHFVMPWFLTLFTSLPCWDSVLAVWDLTRPVCCVPYRSDHH, encoded by the exons ATGGAGCCAGCTTCATCTGCAGGACTCAG ATTGAACGATTTATCAGGCTGGGCATTCCTCCGAGTCTGCGAGGGAGAGTGTGGAAGTGCCTTCTTAACATTGACACTGAGAGAATCTAGTGACTTCAACTATCAG ATGTGTTTGTCGGAAGTCCGAGAGCCCCTTGTGGACCTGGGCATCAGTGAATATGGCATTTTGTCTGCGATCTCCACACTGAGTGACACTCAGAATGATCTAGGTTTGAACCAACAGCAGCCCTCAAGCTCCTCTGAGCCATTCTACTCTATCGATGAAATAACTCTGTTCAGACAGATCGCCCTGGACCTAC AGCGATCTTTCCCAAACCACTGGTCCCTGATGGGACAGAGTCCAGAGGCCATTGAGGGTCAGGCTAAACTCTTCAGGGTCCTCATTGCTTATGCAAAATACAATCCACAAATTGGCTACAGCCAAG GGATGTCCTACATTGCTGCTGTGCTGCTCATGCAGTTGGGAGAGGAGGAGGCTTTCTGGGCTCTGACAGCCTTGTTGGATAAACCCAGATACCTGGCTGAACTGTTTGACCTCAGTCTCACAAA AGTCCAACATCAAGTGAAGGTCTTTGATCAGTTCCTCAAAAACCGGAAGGCTCAGCTCTCCAAGTACCTG GACTCGACGGGAGTCTTATCAGTCCATTTTGTGATGCCATGGTTTCTCACTCTGTTTACTTCCCTGCCCTGCTGGGATTCTGTTCTTGCTGTCTGGGACCTCACAAG
- the si:ch211-266k8.4 gene encoding TBC1 domain family member whacked isoform X4 has protein sequence MCLSEVREPLVDLGISEYGILSAISTLSDTQNDLGLNQQQPSSSSEPFYSIDEITLFRQIALDLQRSFPNHWSLMGQSPEAIEGQAKLFRVLIAYAKYNPQIGYSQGMSYIAAVLLMQLGEEEAFWALTALLDKPRYLAELFDLSLTKVQHQVKVFDQFLKNRKAQLSKYLDSTGVLSVHFVMPWFLTLFTSLPCWDSVLAVWDLTRPVCCVPYRSDHH, from the exons ATGTGTTTGTCGGAAGTCCGAGAGCCCCTTGTGGACCTGGGCATCAGTGAATATGGCATTTTGTCTGCGATCTCCACACTGAGTGACACTCAGAATGATCTAGGTTTGAACCAACAGCAGCCCTCAAGCTCCTCTGAGCCATTCTACTCTATCGATGAAATAACTCTGTTCAGACAGATCGCCCTGGACCTAC AGCGATCTTTCCCAAACCACTGGTCCCTGATGGGACAGAGTCCAGAGGCCATTGAGGGTCAGGCTAAACTCTTCAGGGTCCTCATTGCTTATGCAAAATACAATCCACAAATTGGCTACAGCCAAG GGATGTCCTACATTGCTGCTGTGCTGCTCATGCAGTTGGGAGAGGAGGAGGCTTTCTGGGCTCTGACAGCCTTGTTGGATAAACCCAGATACCTGGCTGAACTGTTTGACCTCAGTCTCACAAA AGTCCAACATCAAGTGAAGGTCTTTGATCAGTTCCTCAAAAACCGGAAGGCTCAGCTCTCCAAGTACCTG GACTCGACGGGAGTCTTATCAGTCCATTTTGTGATGCCATGGTTTCTCACTCTGTTTACTTCCCTGCCCTGCTGGGATTCTGTTCTTGCTGTCTGGGACCTCACAAG
- the si:ch211-266k8.4 gene encoding TBC1 domain family member whacked isoform X3: MSMCLSEVREPLVDLGISEYGILSAISTLSDTQNDLGLNQQQPSSSSEPFYSIDEITLFRQIALDLQRSFPNHWSLMGQSPEAIEGQAKLFRVLIAYAKYNPQIGYSQGMSYIAAVLLMQLGEEEAFWALTALLDKPRYLAELFDLSLTKVQHQVKVFDQFLKNRKAQLSKYLDSTGVLSVHFVMPWFLTLFTSLPCWDSVLAVWDLTRPVCCVPYRSDHH, translated from the exons ATGTCA ATGTGTTTGTCGGAAGTCCGAGAGCCCCTTGTGGACCTGGGCATCAGTGAATATGGCATTTTGTCTGCGATCTCCACACTGAGTGACACTCAGAATGATCTAGGTTTGAACCAACAGCAGCCCTCAAGCTCCTCTGAGCCATTCTACTCTATCGATGAAATAACTCTGTTCAGACAGATCGCCCTGGACCTAC AGCGATCTTTCCCAAACCACTGGTCCCTGATGGGACAGAGTCCAGAGGCCATTGAGGGTCAGGCTAAACTCTTCAGGGTCCTCATTGCTTATGCAAAATACAATCCACAAATTGGCTACAGCCAAG GGATGTCCTACATTGCTGCTGTGCTGCTCATGCAGTTGGGAGAGGAGGAGGCTTTCTGGGCTCTGACAGCCTTGTTGGATAAACCCAGATACCTGGCTGAACTGTTTGACCTCAGTCTCACAAA AGTCCAACATCAAGTGAAGGTCTTTGATCAGTTCCTCAAAAACCGGAAGGCTCAGCTCTCCAAGTACCTG GACTCGACGGGAGTCTTATCAGTCCATTTTGTGATGCCATGGTTTCTCACTCTGTTTACTTCCCTGCCCTGCTGGGATTCTGTTCTTGCTGTCTGGGACCTCACAAG
- the olfml1 gene encoding olfactomedin-like protein 3A, which yields MVWLFLLSLCLTLESVQSQGSSQDAFIIQYLERRLVQMEERLSLCEQNTMSATQKTYDLSSEIRGYLSTLSILRSEVKTQVDSVSVRVDRMERELEYLEDKIPTQSDIEMEGALLQQQIKAAELEQLKKKAEINVENDCSMALSQVKSLKIVKKAGDPNGCWFKDPSEGSNKVYLFSGFRNNTILEYKSLKSFTKTSTLPANEVQLPFYWQGTGHVVYNGFLYCHKADTPNEILKVDLLNGTVLDSTLLPGAGRLPVYSLNPNTYLDMAVDELGLWVIHADLEYGGNLVVTKLDKESLAVEYTWDTQCRSHDAEGAFLICGTLYVVYNTHYGGRSTIQCLYDIHDTIHSNESPVMFFPKRYTSHSSIHYHPGDKQLYAWDDGYQTIYKVETRSNARMISK from the exons ATGGTTTGGCTGTTTCTCTTATCTCTGTGTCTGACATTGGAATCAGTCCAGAGTCAGGGTTCCTCCCAAGATGCCTTCATAATCCAGTACCTGGAGAGAAGGCTTGTTCAGATGGAG GAGCGTTTGAGTCTGTGTGAGCAAAACACAATGAGTGCCACCCAGAAAACCTATGATCTCTCCTCTGAAATCAGAGGCTATCTGTCCACACTCAGCATTTTGAG ATCAGAAGTAAAGACCCAGGTGGACAGTGTCTCTGTGCGTGTTGACCGGATGGAGAGAGAGCTGGAATATTTGGAGGATAAAATTCCCACTCAGTCTGACATTGAGATGGAGGGAGCGCTGCTACAACAGCAGATAAAAGCAGCAGAACTGGAGCAGCTGAAAAAGAAGGCTGAGATAAATGTGGAGAATG ACTGCAGCATGGCTCTGAGTCAAGTCAAGTCTCTAAAGATTGTGAAGAAGGCTGGAGATCCAAATGGATGCTGGTTCAAAGACCCCTCTGAAGGATCAAATAAG GTGTACCTGTTCAGTGGATTTCGCAACAACACTATACTGGAGTACAAATCTCTGAAGAGCTTCACAAAGACTTCCACACTGCCTGCCAATGAGGTGCAGCTGCCTTTTTACTGGCAGGGCACGGGTCATGTGGTTTACAATGGATTCCTGTACTGCCACAAAGCAGATACACCCAATGAAATACTAAAG GTCGATCTGCTGAATGGCACTGTGTTGGATAGTACGCTTCTTCCTGGAGCCGGTCGTCTTCCCGTCTACAGCCTCAATCCCAACACTTATCTAGATATGGCTGTAGATGAGCTTGGCCTCTGGGTTATCCATGCGGATCTTGAGTATGGAGGAAACCTTGTTGTCACCAAACTAGACAAAG AAAGTTTAGCAGTGGAGTACACCTGGGACACACAGTGTAGAAGCCATGATGCTGAGGGGGCCTTCCTGATTTGTGGGACGCTTTACGTGGTCTACAACACACACTATGGAGGACGCTCTACCATCCAGTGTCTGTATGACATCCATGACACCATCCACAG CAATGAGAGTCCTGTGATGTTCTTCCCAAAACGCTACACCAGCCACAGCAGCATCCACTATCACCCTGGAGACAAACAGCTGTATGCCTGGGATGATGGCTACCAGACAATATACAAAGTGGAGACCCGCAGCAATGCCCGAATGATATCGAAATGA
- the si:ch211-266k8.4 gene encoding TBC1 domain family member whacked isoform X2: protein MEPASSAGLRLNDLSGWAFLRVCEGECGSAFLTLTLRESSDFNYQMCLSEVREPLVDLGISEYGILSAISTLSDTQNDLGLNQQQPSSSSEPFYSIDEITLFRQIALDLQRSFPNHWSLMGQSPEAIEGQAKLFRVLIAYAKYNPQIGYSQGMSYIAAVLLMQLGEEEAFWALTALLDKPRYLAELFDLSLTKVQHQVKVFDQFLKNRKAQLSKYLACLLCSVPL, encoded by the exons ATGGAGCCAGCTTCATCTGCAGGACTCAG ATTGAACGATTTATCAGGCTGGGCATTCCTCCGAGTCTGCGAGGGAGAGTGTGGAAGTGCCTTCTTAACATTGACACTGAGAGAATCTAGTGACTTCAACTATCAG ATGTGTTTGTCGGAAGTCCGAGAGCCCCTTGTGGACCTGGGCATCAGTGAATATGGCATTTTGTCTGCGATCTCCACACTGAGTGACACTCAGAATGATCTAGGTTTGAACCAACAGCAGCCCTCAAGCTCCTCTGAGCCATTCTACTCTATCGATGAAATAACTCTGTTCAGACAGATCGCCCTGGACCTAC AGCGATCTTTCCCAAACCACTGGTCCCTGATGGGACAGAGTCCAGAGGCCATTGAGGGTCAGGCTAAACTCTTCAGGGTCCTCATTGCTTATGCAAAATACAATCCACAAATTGGCTACAGCCAAG GGATGTCCTACATTGCTGCTGTGCTGCTCATGCAGTTGGGAGAGGAGGAGGCTTTCTGGGCTCTGACAGCCTTGTTGGATAAACCCAGATACCTGGCTGAACTGTTTGACCTCAGTCTCACAAA AGTCCAACATCAAGTGAAGGTCTTTGATCAGTTCCTCAAAAACCGGAAGGCTCAGCTCTCCAAGTACCTG